AACACTTTCAATCAAGCCAGCCAGTCAGCAGGAAAAATGTAGATGGATATTCCGAATTTGCCACTTGCTTGATCTACTAATGATTGAATCTGCACAGATGTTCTACGTTAAATATAGCACAAAACCACCAAAACTTCAATTTTGTAAGTTTCCTACAATTCAAATCTAATTGATGAAAATTAAGCACAGTGAATAACAGTTCTATCCTATTTTGGCTCCTAATAACTCAAAACATGGAATATAGTTGTACATAGATAATCATATTAAACATGGTTAATTGGTTACCAAAACAGAAACATTACTATCTTTAGGAACTGACTAGGAAAATCATTTAGAACTAAGACTTGGCCAGACCACTAAAAGGAATCACTATGTACTGCAGCAGAAACACTCTACAACAAATATGCTTGGAACCTCAGCACGAAAATGTTCATAGATATTACATAGCTGCAACCTACTGGATCAAATGAATGAATCTACAAATGATTTACATATCAAATCAGCACAAAACCACCATAACTTAAGTCTTAGTAAACTATAACTACATATAATCTACTAGATGAGGGCAAGGTCCAGCATGTAAGATATCAATTGACACATGCAATTTACCACCAACCAATCAGTATCCTATCAACAAAAATAAGCATCATACCTTGAACAATGCAACCATGGAGAATGTCTTGATGAGTGCCACCTTCTTGTCCTCGGTGAACCTCCTTTCTACAACCCCCACAATGTGTTTTCCAGGTGAATGGTGTAGTCCTGGCACCACCCCAGATGGAGCCGCATCCTTGGCAAGCTGTTGTGCAATCTCGCGAAGAAGCCCAAGCTGCACCTTCTCAGTGCGCATTGCCACAAGGGCCTGCCGCATCGACTCCCGGTCAGCCTCCAGTGCCTCCAGCCTCATGTAAAGCTTCTTAATGTCTGGCTCCACCGCCTCATCCTGGTACTTCTCTGGGACCCTGGCTATAGGTGCAGACACACCTTGATGCACCTTGTCAATCATGTATACCCTATCGCTCCCGCTGCCACTTGCACTGCCAACACCATCAGTCTCACTTGCTTCCTCCTCACCAACACATCCAGCAGCCGGAGACTCTGGcagctcctcatcatcatcatagagGTTGCTCCTTTCTTCCATAGCCACCTTGGGTAACATCCCGTTGGCATAATGGCCGCCCCGTCCCGGCCCGGATGACTCTGGCAACACCTCATCTGTGTAAAGGTGGGCGACATCCTCCTCTTCCAGAGGCTGCTCAAGCAGGTGCGTTTCCTGATCGTGTTCGAGGTGGCAGATCCGGCGCTCCAGATCGACGACCACTGCATCCTCCTCCTGCACATCCTCGTAGTAGTACTCCCCATCGTGGCAGCGGAGCTCGGGGTAGTAGCCCTCGTTGCCGTCCTCGCCCTCGAGCAGGAATaagtcctcttcctcctcgccgtTTTGAGCGACGAGGTCTTCGCCCTCGGGGAGCGGGATGCCGAGGTGGAGGCACTGGAGCCGGTACTCGCGGAGCCTGGCGCGGAGCCGCACGAGGCACCGCGCGCGCCCGGCGAGGAGCGCGCGGAGGTGCTCGATCTCGCCGGCATCGAGCGCCATCTTCTCGTCGGCGAAGCGGCGGAACTGGCGGAGCTCCATCTGGACCTCGGCCTTCTCGCGCTGCAGGCGGAGCATCATGGCCATGGCCTCGCTGGCGGCGCTGGCCGCGGCGAGGCGCTCCTCTTCCACGTCAGCCCGCAGCAACGCCGCCACGTCctgtgccgccgccaccgcctcgcgCAGCGCCGCGcactcctcctccgcctccacccgCGCCAGACCCCCCGCtgccccctcctctccctctacCCCCTTCTCCGCGTCCAGCTTCCGCTTCACGGACCGCCGCCACACCGCCGCCCCAGACGGCGCGGAGCAGCACCGGCACCACCCCCCGGCGGCCGGCGGGGGGTCGGTGTCCTGGTCGTGGTTTTCTTCCATGAccgggacggcggcggcgggaagcGAGGGTTTGGCTTTGGGGCAATCAAAGCGCAGGGCAGGGCAGCGCGGCGCAGAGCTTCGTTTGGATTTGGGGGGAATTGGACTCGGCGCGTGGTGCGACGATTGAGTTTGGTGATGATGTGTTGGGCGCTtcgtcctctcttttttcccttctcGAGACTCGAGCTCGATCGAGCTCGAGGTGGGGTCGGTCGGGGAGGCTGCCCCGCCGGATGCGAAATTAGTTGGATTACAAATTGCGCCCGCTTGCTTTTTTTCATTTCTACTAATTTCTTTTCACCCAATCTTAAACTGCGTTCGGTTAATTAAATTCTAAATAATTCATGTGAAACAATACACTCTACTATTACTACATCccatcataaatatatattgttttagatATAATACGGTCTCTAATACATTATTTTAACCACTATTTTctattcaaatatgtttataaaaaatcattgaatttacaatattattaaattatgttcaagataaatttacacatactatttttaaaattacaaactaaatattttaaatttatttctaattaaattttaaaaaatttgaccgaatatttttcaaaataacgTATATTTATGAGGGGAGTACTTTCCACGGTACGGTGAATCGAGTGGATGGTATTTGGACGGGGTAGATTCCCTGTACATATCGTGATGTTCTTGAGATATTTTGGATCGTCGCAACTCGCAAGACGTGGACTTGTTCTCGGCAGTCGGAACGAGTCAGGAAAACGGCCGTGCCAACTGTGGACAAAGGATTTGATTGTTCCTCGCAAAGAGATAGAAACGATCGGGAAGAGTTTCAGCAACAGGTTTAAAGGAAACAAACACAGATGGTTTCAGCAACTAGGAGTGATTCTTTTCGTTTTTATCTCTAACTAACAACTCGTGATTTTGTTTGTACCAATTGCGATGGAGCTACTCAGCAGTCTCTGCAAAATTTCCGTGCTTCACACGGATCAAAATACACATGTTATTCTCTTTGCGAAATAGTCGCTCACATAAAGATTACCGTTTCAACATCAATCCCGAATCAAATGGCTACTTAACTGTAGTGATAAAAAATTGTTCGACCGAATCTCCTCTTGGAAAAAGCTGTCAgcttctatatttttttctcaaaccgTTGAGTCTTGCACGTTGCCTAGTCTATTAGATATATATTATAGGGTCCAGAATTAGAGTAACTCTAAAGGTTAAGTTATGGTAGCTATGGTCGATGTTGGTTCCATTATGTCtatatatgtatagatatatatgtatgtatatatatatatgtgcatttatatctttatatatacatataattttatttccaaattttagaaatatagcgaaaggaataatagttatattaataaataagttaaaataatctaaaatgtatagaaaaatatctgaaacccaaaaaaaatatgaaacaaatttctTTAGATTTGTATTATTatcatctacatgttaaaattacgTACATACATGAAagtatcactattttttataattaaataaatatgttaaatattgataaattcacaaataaatattaagatatcTAAAGATAGTGAATCTAATTATtttagtcttattttattatgctatgtaaaaaaaataggtGCAACGTAGACATACCAATCTGTCTAGTTACTATTATGGTGATGGGATAGGAGATCACCGCATGGACCGTGTCCTTTCATCTCCCTTTTTTTATGCTCATCTTCTcccaagttccaaactttgtGGATCAGTATAGTGCAGTACAGTACGTACTCTGTTTAGGTCCACGGAACGGGGAATCACATGGATCATCCTCGTCTTTAATCTAATCCTGGACGACATCCTCTGGAGTCAGGACGGTTAAAGGGCATTCCATTGTACAGAAAAACCTGTTCTAAGTATTTAATTTAGCTTTAGGATCAGATCCTATGCACTGCGGAAGTTAATTTCATATAGAACCAACACCTATACACAAGACTCGGTTCCAGGGAATAAAAAATAGCatactctctcttctctctcttcccctctcACAATACGGCAACAATAGAGATATGTTTTTATCTTTTAATCGAGATGCGAGATCCAATTTAGAATCAAAGTAGGttctatacaagaaaaataaaccCTCACCTTAGAACCAAGATGAATTCTATACTTTGGAGTTGCCCTTACTGCCTTCAACACTAGCTTGGCTGATTTAATCCCAATCACGCAAACAAACATGTTCTGTACTTCTGTTGGCACTCAAGTCCCACTCGAGAACATTCTTACCATTTGGTCCTTGCAAAATTCCAAGAGTACTTCTGTGGTAAAATGATCACAATATCATATTTTAGGTGTTCTTCAATCTTTTTAAAGTATTTAGATATATGCATTGATCCTCTATTCTTTGTTACTTAACATTGTTGGCTTTTTACGGTTTTTATGATGTAACTTTTTATCGGTACTTATTATAGTTTTTACATCACTATATATAtgactaaaaatatatttattatgaAAGTGTTTCTAAAGAAGACTCTAGTGATGTAATTTTTATACTGCAAGtctttatagcttcaaacaTATCGAGTGCAAATGAAGCATTTCAATAAGTTAGACTATTGGCAAATTAGTATCTTTGGATCAATATTGTTTAAAATGTCAGCTGTTGACGATTGTTAAAGTCGATCATGCATTATTTGAAGTAAGGGTATCTGATCACCAACTACGCATATCGAAGAGAAGGGCACGAGATTTTATATGGGTTCAGGCCTCCATTTGGATAATAGTCATACGTCATATGATTAATCTCAGAATAAGATAATTACAATAGAGGTGTGTCTAATCTCGATGAATTCTCGTGTTCTACATCTTGAAACTCTTGTTAGATAAATCTAATCGTGTCTTGAATATGTTATAGATCTCAATAGGTTATTTCTATTAGATATTTCAATATCTGATATTACTCCGCACTTATTGTAGAATTATTATTCTCTATTTACTACTTTCATTGCATATTTGTACATCCATTTACTGCATTCATTGTAGATTTGTACAGCTATAATTGTGATTTCTTCGAGTAGCATTGCCCCTGTAATCCCTCTTTTATGAGTAGAAATATTTGCATCCCTACAACCTTTTGCTATGTGTAGCATTGCCtttgtcctctctctctctctctctctctctctctctctctctctctctctctctctctctctctctctctctctctcatggtaTTAGTTTGATCTCTCGATCCCGAGCTGCTTTCATTGCCATGTCCACTGAAAACTCCACCCACAGAACATCTCTCGATGTCAAGATGCCACCCATACCTCCCCCTAACACCTCCAGCCTGCATGCTGCCACCTCCTTGGTTGGTTCATCGCATGCGCAAGTTCCTGTAATACTGGAACTTGACATCGCAAACTTCTCCAGGTGGAGCATTTTCTTCCAAGCTCTACTCAAATGCCATGATCTGCTCCACCACGTCAATAGCTCCTCTCCAGCAAAGCCCGACGATGCCACATGGTTGTAGAATGACTACTCCGTGCAATCCGTCATGTACTGGTCCATCGCTGGCGACGTCCTTGACATCATCCTCAGGTAGGACCAAACCACGTGTGATCTCTAAGTCACGGCGAGGCTCTCTTCTGTGACAATAAGGAGAGCTATGCCATCGTTATGATGAATGAGTTCAACGGTCTCCAACAAGGCAACTTTTCAATCACCACCTATTGCAAGGAGCGAAAGCGTCTCATCGATGCTCTCCACGACACTGATTCTCCTGTCACCAATCACACCCTCGTCCTCAACGTCCTCCACGACCTCAATAAAGCCATGTTTGGTGCCATCACAATGATCGCCAAGTCCTCGCCTCTCCCCAACTTCCCCACCGTCTGCAACAAGTTTCTCATGGAGGAGATGCGCCTTGCCAACACCACCAAAGTTGAGGCCGCATCAGCCCGCCTCTCCACTGCCAGCAAGTCAACTTGCAATGGTGGCGCCTACAACGATGCTTCTTCCAGTGGTGGCTCCTCCAACAAGAAGCACAAGGGCAAGAAGAAGGCGGAGGGGGCTACGATGGTTGCCAAGGCAGTGGCTCAGCCCCTCGCTTTTCCCCGCCAACTAGCTCCTGGTTTTGCGTCAACCTTGGCCAGGGCAAGTGGCTACTGCCCTACTGTGGGGCCCCTCAAGGCGATCCTCCTCGTCCTTACGGTGGCCCCGGCATCCTTGGATCTTGCCCTTCACATCAAGATTTGTGGATCTAGGACATCCACACCATGTCTGTCGCCTCCTCAAATCCCTTTATGGTCTCAAACAAGTACCTCACGCCTGGTACCAGCGCTTTGTCTCTCACATTACATCATTGGGATTCATCGCTTCCGTCTCTGACACATCTCTGTTTGTTCTTCATGCTGAGAAGGATGCAGCATTTCTGTTACTATATGTTGACGACATCATCATCATGACAACTGCTACTGAGCTCCTAAGCCGGCTCACCAATTGCCTGCATAAGGAGTTCGCCATGATGGATCTTGGAGACATACACTACTTGGCATCTCCATGGCATGATTTTCTTCCGGGATTTTTCTGTCTCAAAGACAATATGCGGCTAGTCTTCTCCAATAGGCTGACATGAGTGATTACCATTCTACCATTCTACAACTACCCCTATTGACACTCAGTCCAAGTTTTCTTCCTCTGTTGGCACCCCAATTATAGATGCCACTGAGTACATGAGTATCGTAGGTGTCCTACAATACCTGATCTCATAAAGCCAGATATATCATACGTCGTTCAGTAGGCTTGTCTTCATATGCATGATCCTCGTAGCCTCATCTAGCGCTCATCAAACATATCTTGAGGTACGTCAAGGGCACACTAGACAATGGTTTGCACCTCCATGCTTCCTACACCACGGCCCTCACCACTTACTCTGATGTGGATTGGGCTGGCTACCCTAACACCCGGTGCTCCCTTGGTCCTCCAAGCAACAACTGACTGTCTCCCGCTCCAGCGCTAAGGTTGAGTATCGAGTTTTTGCTCATGTCATTACCGAGTGTTGCTGGATACATCAACTTCTTCAAGAACTTCTCTTTCCATTGCAGATCTGCCACAGTTGTATACTGCAACAATGTTAGTGCAATCTACATGGCAGCCAACCCTATTCGACATCGATGAACGAAGCACATTGAGATTGACATCCATTTCATTAGGGAAAAGGTCTCTCTCGGCCACGTCCGTATCCTTCATGTCCCATCCAGCATGCAGTTCACCGACATCATGATAAATGGGTTGTCGATCAAGCTCTTCCTTGATTTTTGATCCATCCTTAGCATCCGAGAACCTCCCGCTACGACTGCTAGGGGTATTAAAGATTTCAATCTATTATATTAGTTCGCACTTGTTGCAGAATTATTATTCTCTATTTACTGCTTTCATTGAAGATTTATACAACCATTTATTGTATTCATTGTAGATTTGTACATCTATAATTGTGATCCTTAATGGATCATTATAGCCCCTGTAATCCCtcttttatgagtataaatatataCAACCCTGTAGACTTTTGTTGTGTGcgactagggatggcaattggaTATGACAGGCACGATTAGTGCTCACCCATATCAGTACCTATCAATTTTTAACCGCCTATAGATATACCCACGAACGCCCGTGGGTGAAGAGCAGGTACCATACCCGTCGCCCATGGGTATACCCGCTTTTCCGCCGACCATATGCATGAACAATCTAAATAatcaaacaaacacaacaagcAAATTGCATGGGATTGAACATGCATGGCATGCATTTTAGGATCATTTATCCACTTCATGCGAGCAGATCAAGATTGATTACTAACTAGATCATTTATCCACTTCATTTGACAAGGCTGGATAGGTGGAATCCATTCTTCACTGATTTCATATGATAATCCCAAAAAATAAACAACAATAATTTATAACAGTGCCTACAACCATAATTGTATGACACAATAATTCAATTATCTCTGAACAAACAAATTCCATCTTACTAAGAAGTAGATCTATTGTTAACACACACATTAATTCAGCAAAAACATACAAAAATACTAGTTCTTCTGAACAAACATACAAAACACACTAATTCAGTTATATCTGAACAAACAGATTTCATCTTACTACTTGCAAGGTATCACGATCACTCAGTAATTATCAACATTTGATCAATGAAGAGGGGTAATTGATGGTGACAACAGCGATAGAGGGTCGTGATCCTGCTCACATCCTTCATGGAGGTGCAGATCTTATGGATTTGGTCATGCACCTCCTCCCCAAGTCGGTGCCTGGCACTGCTCGCCATAGATCCTCCCCGTGCTAGCTCCTGTTCTGCTGGCGCCTCCACcagccatgccatgccatcgCTAGCTACGCAACCAAGGCCGCCTCCCTCCACCGTAGCTCTGTTGTCGTGCACGTCGTTAGCTAGGGTTGGGGGGGCGACGATAGTGAGTCAAGGTTGGGGGCGGGTGGTAGGGAGCAAGGCGATGAGGAGCTAAGTTGGGGCTAGGGGATCAGGAGGGGGCGCGGGAAGAAGGGGATCGAGAGGACTGGAGGAGGGCTAGGGGTGAGGGCGACGGAGTGATGACAGGGACTGGGACTTGGAGTCTTGGATCTTTGGAGGACCCACCTATCAGGGAGTATTAGACGAGTAAACAGGTGCCATGGGCACGGGTAGGTCTTACCCATACCCATGCCCGTATACCCATCGGATGGTGTTTTTGCCTGCAAACGTACCCGCGGGTACCAAATATGGAACATATCCGACCCTATTAGGGTATTTACCCATGGGTAAACGGGTAATTGAGTATAATTGCCATCCCTATATGTGGCATTgcccttctcctctcctctcctctccctctctctctctctctcactctttcAATTTCTGCTCCTATTCGACTTGTCCGGCTCAGTTTTGCTTGTCTtgcctcgcctcctcctcgatgTATCAtctcccctccttatatagtcgaGTCAGAAAGAAATATCATACTTGAGTCTTTGAGCATAACCTTTCCAGATTGCATATCCTCAAAATATTTGGAAGACTCCTTCCTTATCCCGGGCATAGTTTCCATGTAGAACATGATGAATTGTCTGTAATATTTACGTATGTCTTATTTATCTTATGATCATAATGAAACCTACCATATCTAATTAAGGATATATGTACAATATATATCCCGTCCTTTAAGATATACCGTATTTCAAGCATatctttaattattaattatcaaatcaCCGGTCATCCGATATAAGACATGCTAGTCTTGATTATTAACTGTCAATCAAGTGGGAAGGATTTCTGATCTGATGCCACACTTAGCATTGA
The nucleotide sequence above comes from Phragmites australis chromosome 4, lpPhrAust1.1, whole genome shotgun sequence. Encoded proteins:
- the LOC133915766 gene encoding myosin-binding protein 7-like, with product MEENHDQDTDPPPAAGGWCRCCSAPSGAAVWRRSVKRKLDAEKGVEGEEGAAGGLARVEAEEECAALREAVAAAQDVAALLRADVEEERLAAASAASEAMAMMLRLQREKAEVQMELRQFRRFADEKMALDAGEIEHLRALLAGRARCLVRLRARLREYRLQCLHLGIPLPEGEDLVAQNGEEEEDLFLLEGEDGNEGYYPELRCHDGEYYYEDVQEEDAVVVDLERRICHLEHDQETHLLEQPLEEEDVAHLYTDEVLPESSGPGRGGHYANGMLPKVAMEERSNLYDDDEELPESPAAGCVGEEEASETDGVGSASGSGSDRVYMIDKVHQGVSAPIARVPEKYQDEAVEPDIKKLYMRLEALEADRESMRQALVAMRTEKVQLGLLREIAQQLAKDAAPSGVVPGLHHSPGKHIVGVVERRFTEDKKVALIKTFSMVALFKWFLTLFGKKKKPLQSRYTFGLSSNNVGLLLLLDKCPRIQKTLRRTT